A segment of the Capra hircus breed San Clemente chromosome 19, ASM170441v1, whole genome shotgun sequence genome:
CTCTGCTCTCTGCCACTCGTGCCCGCTGAGTTCCATCTACCTCTCACTCTGGATGCCAGCTGGCCCCTCACCAGCCTGCCCTGCTGCCCGCACAGCTCCCCTTTCAAGTGCCCAGCCCCGGGGGCCTCTCCCTGTCACCCCCCTTCCTCTTCTGCATCTTGGCACCCACACAGGAAAAACTGTGGCTCAAGCTCCCGCCTTCCTCACATCCTGCAGTATTAGCTACGATCCAGATGCTGCTGCCCcgtggcgggggttggggggcggcATGGGGGGAGGCGAAAGGGGTGTGTTTGAGCTTCTCCCAGAACCTGCACACCCGCGGGCCCCTGTTCCCATCCGTCTGCTGGGCTCTCTCTAACCCCTGCCTGCCTTCTTTCCTGCTCCCACTAGCACTACCCCAGACTCTGGGTGGGCGGGCCCCAGAATGGGGTGCTTAGATCAGTGGCACTTCGTCAAGGCCCTGGGGGAGAGGGTGGTTGGTGCTCCGCCTTTTTCCTTTGAAGCTCTTTAGGCCAGCTGCCCCTGTGCCCCTGGGACCCCTtccccctcttcttttctctaattCAGGGACTTTGGCTTGAGCCACCTCCCACCCTCCTGGTGAGGAGTGCTCTGTTGGTCTGCACTTGGGTGAgctgccctcctcctcccttctttGCCAGCGCCCACTCCgcagggaagagagggagggaggaggtagccctctgagggtgggggaggggagggcggggagggacAGAGCAGACCGGAGGGCCCTGGGCTCAGGGCTGCATGTCGGCagggatggatgggtggacaTAGATGCCCCCGGAAGCCATGGGGAATGGgccagggggcggggggcgggggggccagGGCTTCCTGCGCTTTGCACTATTGGGGCAAAATGTCTTAAGCAGTGGGGAACCTGCCACCCCACCCTGACCCTCAGCCTGCCACAGCCCcctatacacatgtacacacatgcgtggaaacacacacacacacacacacacacacacacaccacacatgggaagcccattggGGCATGTCCTTTCCCCACTGTTCAGGTGTTCCGACGGGGGGTGGAGGGCCTGGAAGAGCAAGGCTGCCACCTGTGCGTGTGCCTGCCCCGCCCCCTTGGGCTCTTGGGCTGCCCTTGCGGTCTTTGTCTGTCTCAATCCCCATCTCTCTTCTGGGGTACTGATTCCTGTATTATTCCAGTCCCATGGATAAGCCCTCTCataccctcctcccacccctgggggcccagtggaaTTCCTGACCTGTCTGCTGTCTCCCCGTCCCTCCATCCCCACCGCCACGTCTCCATTCCCATTCTCAGCCATGCACATGGTGGAGAAAAGGCCTCCAAGAGGCTTGGCCTCTTACAGGCACTTGGGaaaccctccctccccacccacctctgCCCAGTCATGTGAGCTGTGATCCCCCACTCCTCCCCGTAACCCCTGACCCCTCCCCCCACTCTCAGTggggtagggtgtgtgtgtgtgtgtgtgtgtgtttctctgtgtgaaTGTGTGAGCAAGTACACGTGGtgggggaggagctgggggaCTCAGGAGTGCCACGCACCTGCTCTAGATGGGCAGCCAGCCGTCCCAGTCCCTGCTTTGGAAGTGGGGGACAGGGCCCTCTTCTGGGGGCCATTGGTGCTAATGAGGGGGATGGCCTTGATGTGGGTGCTTAGCCTGCCTTCCCCAGTATTGGCCCGGGGCACTAGGGCAGGCAGAGTGGGGGCAGCAGGTGCAGTAttggtgggaggaggggctgctgggACGAGGAGGAGGGGGCCAGGCCAGGACAAGGGGGTGCCAGAGCCATGACCActaccccgcccccaccacccgcCTCTCCATCTCAGTATTCCCCCTCCCATCACTCATAACACACATACCTCATCCAGCCTCCTCCCTGCTCAgacctggggagggtgggggtggaggagccCCTACCCCTTCCCCTGGTGGCGGGTCTACAGGGCTGGGAGAGGGCGGGGCGTGTGACACAGACACCGTCCAGAAGGGGGACAGCAACTCCTGCCCTGGGAGCtcctgggtgggaggagggggacacTTCCCTGCAGGCGCTACTGAATGTATGAGAAGctggtgctggggtggggggaggggggctgtgGCCAGAAACAGGGAAGGCAGTAGGTCCCTTCCCCAGGGAGGGGTTGGGGCCAGTAGGGGTGACCTGGGGGCTCCTACTCCTGCCCCACGTTGACAATCAGTATGTCTGTTATGTGCGATTTTTCACCCCCGTTGTGTTTTGGGTCaggattttaaagaaagatatttttatgGTAATTGTTGCTCGTctattttactatatatttatgtaataaatatatGATGAAAATAACCCCCTTGGGCACCCCCCCCCCTTAGACTTGCGTGCTGTTTCCCTGTATCCTCCCATCTGCTGGCAGAGTACCCACCCCCAAACTGACCAGATGGAGAGGTGTGCCCCCAGCCTTGGCCATATTTCCAccaccccttccccctccccccagaacGAGCACACACCACAGAAGCCAGCTCAGCTGTGAACTATTGGATTTGAGACAGGAATAGAACAGATCGGGGGGCTAGAGAGAAAgagcggggtggggggtgagtgGTTTAAATaggggaggctggggaggtgcagtgatgggggagggaggcaggtatTTACAAGAAGGCTCGGGGGGGCCAGAGGCTCATCTTggaatattttataacaatataAATAAGATTCtggtttgcttttccttttcgTCTCGTAAAGGAGAGAGAAGTGCAGAGTTCGATTCTGTACAAGGGGGCAGCGGCGGAAGGCCGGCCGGGCGGGTCACTGGGCGTCCACCCGGAAGGACAGCAGCTTCTCGGAGTGCATGTTGTTCAGGGTCCGCAGGTCCGGCAGCTTGAGCAGCAGCTTGGTGAAGCGGGAAGTCTCCGAGGGCCGGTTCTTCAGCACCAGAGCCCGAAGAGCCCGCAGCAGCGTCTCCTGGAGCTGCTCCACCGAAGCGGAATTCTCCATTCCCGAGCGGTCTGTGGGGAAGACGACAGCAGTGAGGCAGACTCCCTGAGCTCCTCCGACTctgacgaggaggaggaggacgcgGAGGTCTGCGAGGATGCAGCGGTGGCCACGCAGCCTCTCCCTGAAGCCCCTCAGAGGGCCGATGGGGAAGGGGCGGGAGGGGGAACATAATGCCCTCTCCCAGGCCCTGACCCGAAAGCAGGAGATGCCTGCAAACCAGGAGCCCAGGCTCAGCAAGGCCAGCCCCGCTCCTGCCCCACCAGGCCACTCTCCTTCCCTGAACAGGCCCAGCAGGGCCCTAGCTCCCCCGCTGCTCTgtggttccctctgcctgggacgCCCTTCCCCCCTCCTATGCCTGGCAGTATCTCTACTTGTCCTTTGAGGCCCCACTCGAGTGTCACCTCCTTCCCCAGCTCCCCAGGCAGAAATAGTTGTGTGTGCTCCCAAAGCCCTTGGTTCATGCTTCTACTGTGACACTTATCTCACTGTTTTATAATTAGTTGGGCATGAGTCTGTCTCCTGAGCTAGACTGTGTCTGAATCATGTCTGTATCTCCAGTGCCCGGTGCAGGGCCTGGCCTAGAGTAGGTACTCCATAAAAGGTGTGTTGAATTGAACTGCGTCCGCCTCCTCCCCGGTCAGGCTCAGGCGAGAGCCTGACCTACCTGCAGAGACAAGCACCACCGCGGTGAAGAGGCCCAGCTCCTCCTCGGTAAGCGCCAGGGAGTTGAGCTTCTCGCTGAAGTCGAACATGGCATTGAGCAGGTCCCCCATGCCCATGGCGCCGAGCTCCTGCAGGCTGTAGGTGGTGCGGCTCAGGAACATCACCGTCTGGTCCTTCACGTTGAACAGCGACGCAAAGCGCACCATCAGCACCTGAAGCAGGGACAGTCGTCCTGGGTGGGGCGGAAGACTTGCCAAATCTCCCCTACCGTTTTTCTGAAGGGGTTGCAGGTGCTGCCTTGGATTTCTTAGTCAAGACCGGGGCTAGTTTCTGAGTGGTCAGTGAGGCAGAGCGGGTGGAAGGATGGGGAACATCCCACTGGCTTTGGAATCCAGTGGGCCTGAATCTGAGTCTCAGCCTTGTCACtccctgtgaccctgggcaaagcCCTTCACCAAAGTGAATCTGCTCATGCCTAGAACGGAGGGGTGGGGGTAGCACTGTACTCTGAAGTGTTATTTTATGGTAGCAAGATGTGATTAGACCCCATTTGAGATGACAGAAGTTCTGGCCATCCACAGGCAGGACTGGGTGGGATTCTGTCCCTTCCTAATCACTCAAGAGTAAggtggcccctccccaccccagacccCCATTCTGCTGGATACTTGCCAAGGTTGAGAGCAGGGAGCCCAAACGGTCACTCACCTCAAAGGTGCCAGCCTTAAGCAGGGTGACCTGATCGTGCTGAGAAAGATCACGGAAGCCAGGGATGTGTTTGGCAAACTCTACCACCTCCCGCACAGCAGGCGTGAAGCTCATGGAGAAGTcctcccagatctcctgcacAGTTCGCCCGCTGCGCCCATGCGGGTACATGTTCATGGGACATGCCTGGAAAAGGGAAGGATTTGGGGAGGGGAGTATGAGCCAGGTCAGCTCAGAGGGGCTTCCCGTTGTGGCCTTGGAGGATGGGTCTTTCAGGTAAAGCAGCAATCAAGTGCCAGGTGGAGatcagggtttcccaggcagagCCCCTCCTGCTGGACTGAACATCCTCTCTGCACTTAGCCTCCATATACACCCAGCGACCCTGTGCTCAATCTGttctccccagccccctgcccacaTCACCCCCAGTGCTCTCACCAGCAGAACGTTCTTGGAGTTGCCCTGCCGCGGACTGTTGACAGGGGCTTCGCCTTCGGGGGCTGGGTACACGTGGGTAGGGCACAGACGGTGCCCATTGCTGTTGGGCTGGTGGCAGCTGTGGTGGGCAGCGCCAGGAGGCCAGGGGGGAGGGTAGGAGGAGGAAGCCTGGCGTAAACTGTTCAGGGCCTCGTTGTGACGCTGGGCGGCCATGATGTTGTCATTAGGGGCAGGCGGGCAGCCCTGACTTTCCCAGCGATGTGGGGTGGTGGCCGGACGGTTGCCTGAGGCATGGTTGGCATTGAAGTTGCCAGGTGAGGTGCCCAACTTGTCATGGGCATAGGTGAAGATCTCGCGGTGGGCCCGGGCTACCTGGGATATCACATCCTCCACTGTGGGCTCAGGACTTGGGGATCGAGGAGGTGTCAGCTGCTGTGGGAACTGGGAGAAACCCACCAGGGGtgagggggcaggggctgggggcggtGAGGGGCCCATGGGGCCCGGGGTGGGGTGCTGGGTGGGTGGGGTCTCCAGCGGGCACTGGCTGCTCAGCTGGTTGTTGGCCAGGTTCATGGCACTCTGCATCTCGGCCAGCATCCGCTGCTTCTCCCGTTTGGGGATGCGCCCAAAGCGCACAGCTGTGACAGGATGAGAGCAGTGTCAGGAAGTTCTCACGCACACTCAcatgtttctcttccttcctcctgaaaGGGCAAGCCCCCGAGGACTTGGGGTTCCATATCAAAACTAAAACCCAGAAGATCACACCCATGGAGGGGGTTTTCCAGGTAGGGCTGTGGTAGGAGGGGACCAGAGAGACTAAATGGGAAAGAAGTGTGTGTTTACCCAAGCCCTGATGAAATATGGCCACCCCCTCTGCAAATGAGACGCATAGTCTTGGGACTTTTTAAGGGAGGGACTAATTCAGAAACCTCgagtggaaggaagaaagggggagGGTGTGGGGAAGGTGGCGGGGCCATGGTGCTGCCTCACCATCTCGAGACATGCCCACGGAGAGACACTTCTTGAAGCGGCATTGCTGGCAACGGTTACGATTGATGCGGACGATGGAGCAGTTCTCATTTTTCAGACACCTTTTGTACTGGATGTTCTGCTGGATGCTCCGACGGAAAAAGCCCTGTGGAGCAGGGTAGCGAGTGAGCATCTTGGTCCAGGCCAGGCCTACGTGTCCTGTGGGAGAGGGTCACCTgcccctgcccttccctcctccttgccTCACCTTGCAGCCCTCGCAGGCGTGCACGCCGTAGTGGAAGCCCGAAGCCACGTCCCCACACACCTTACACAGCAACACCATGCCATTCAGCtctgcaggaagagaggggaggcAGGTAAATGAGGGTTTCTGAGTGGCCAGAGAGCTGGAGGTTTTCTTGGCTGGGGACTGGGTGGGGGGAAGAGCTGAGGAGGAACTTCAGTATCTAGGGGGCACTTGGATGACCAGACAGGGCCAACAGCAGCTGGTGCAACTCTAGGAGAAACCCCTGAGGCCCTGAGTAGGCCCTGGAATAGCTGTCACATGAAGATCAACTCCCTGCCTAGACCTGGACAGCTTCCCTTCCCCCAAATCAGCTGGAAACTGACTCACTGGTGATGTTGCTGGTGCTCTTGCTGGGAGACACTCGGTTACCGTCTTCCAGGGCCACCTGTAGACCCCCTGGGGGGCTCCCATTATAGAAGGAAGAGGACGACGACGATGACGACGAGGAAGAtgaagaagaagagggagaacCATCATCACCCAAGCTGGGCGGAATGCTCCCAAAAGAGCGAGCTGGGTCCTGGGTGAGGGAGCCAGTGGGTGATGGTGGGAAGTAGGTGGGGCAACCTTGGGTCAGGGACTGGAAGCTGCCATTCGAGCTGTCACTGTACAGGGATTCAGGGCTGGTGCGGTTTGGGGAGGAGCCACTGGAGCCAATATAGGTGATGACGCCACCTGGCAGGAGAACACAAGGGAAAGGGGTGTCAACTGCGGGGCACTCAGAAGTTAACCATGTGGCACCCCTACTCTTGGAGTCCTCAGAAGAGCCACAGTAAGCAGTTCCCCAACATAAGCCAGACATGGCCATCCAAGCCCTGCAACTCTCGGCAGGGACATTCTGCGTCTGCCTTGCATGTGAGGTACCTCCCTAGAGGCATGACCTCTGTGATGCTCTGTGGCTATCTCACATATGTACTGCTCTCCCCACCTCCGCCCTGGATGCCTTCCTTTAGAGTATCAAACGCAGCTAATGACTTAATTGTCAGCAGCTGACCTGGGGATGGGAGAGCAGCTGAAAACCATTCATAATGCACAAGCTTCAAGAAAAACAGCCCAGCTGCCGATTTTAATACCAAGACCATGCCAGGGATGAGACCATGGAGGGGCAGCTAGCCAACAGTGAGGGGAACAGAGGTCTTACAAGAATAAAACAATTACATTCTCTCAAAACTGAAAGACATCATCTCCAAAGGTGCTGTTCCCCTGGCCTCCAAAATCAACAGTCAGAGTAGAGTCTATCTCTGAATCCAGGAAGGGCTTAACAGTATGagctgcaggaggtggaagtgaagAACAAACTGTCCAGCCTAAAGCTTTGGAATTCCCCCTTCTAGATCTCTCCGCCTGCTGACAATGACCTTGGCTCTCTAACCATTCAGGGACTTTGGCCCTCTAGTTATATTGCCAACCAGATGGCCGAGTTCCCATTGCATTAGCAGGATAAAAAAGCGACCTGTCTGCCACACCTTTGGCCAAGTACCTCGCTTGGCTTGCCATCGGtggggtgggagaagggaggaTCCCAGGACACGTGTGAGCCGACACAGGCCATGCCACCGTCTACAGAGGCATGTCTTGCTCACCCACTGACACACACTAAGCTGGGCAGGGCCACCCTAAAATAGCTCAAGGTTGGTCAGGGTGAACCCAGTTCCCTGTAAAACAGTTGCACAACAGACCAGCTCCTACAGTTTCAGGGTTGAGGTGGGGGGGATGGGATACTTGTTTGGTGGTAAATAAACCTGACCTAATTCAGCCATCCCCCAAAAGCAAGTTAAGATTTTCATCCAAAGAGACTTCCAACCTGAAAGTGAGGGGCACATTCAAAAGAGTCTGGTTTTAGCTCTAGATTTACCACCAACAACTTGATTTGTGATCTAGAGGAAACCAACTCCCTTCTCAGAGCCCCAGTTTTACTTTCAgtggggaagagaaaagaaagataaaaagagactTTATATCCTTTCAGCTATGTCTCTGAGATCTAGTTGttttggtggtgatggtttattccctaagtcgtgtccgactcttgtgatcccatggactgaagcctgccaggctcctctgtccatgggatttccccggcaagaatactggagtagttgccattgccttctccagggtatcttcaccacccagggattgaaccctggactcctgcattgcaggcagattttttaccgacTGGGGAAGTCCTTAGGAGGCAAGCTGCTTCTTGTTTCATGGGGGAAGGGGCAAGAGTGTTTGCAGGACTAAGAAAAGAGATGCTGGGGAACGGAAGGAATTTGTATTGTGGAGAAGCTGACTCTAAAGGCGGTACGGTGAAGTAGGTGCAAAGACAATAAATCGAAAAGGAGTGAGGAGAAAGCTAGATGTGAGGTTTCTTTGAGTGTAAACATGAGGCCACGAGAGGTCAGGGATGACTCCGTCTTACTCTGCATCGGTTATGGCGAAGGGGGGCCCCCCTCCGACAAGCGGACAGGAAAAGGAGGCAGGCGGGGGCGGTGAGTCAGCCCAGCTTCACCCAGATCTccgcggggaggggcggggcgggagccAGGCCCTCAGCCGGCCTCACGTCCCAGCTCCACGTGTGACTCTTGCACGTGGCTCCCCAACGAGGAACCCCAGTACCCGAGGCTCCGCCCTCTCCACTTCCGTCAATCGGGAGCAGTAGCCCCGCCCCCGTTCCGCCCCTCCTCGGAGTCCCGGGTCGGGGTCTTCGGCTGAGCTTCTAACACCAGCTGAGTCGGGACTACaaggggaggagaaaagggggatcACGCGTTGCCGGGGCAACCGGGGGGCGGAGCTCATTATGTAACGGGGCCGGAAGGCAACCACCAATGGGGTGGCGGCCACGGCTTCTGCTGAATGAAAACAAACGCAGCACGTGGGCCCGGCTCTGCAGCCATGTGAGCGCTCCGGGCTGCCTGGGCGCTCTGGGTGTCCTCCCTGGGGCAGAGCACCACTGTTGGGGCTTCTCAAGTGCCACTCCCTACTGTCACTGAGGGTTCCCCAGTGAGATCCGACCCATTTTCCCAGTCCCTCCTGCCTGGAACCCGGGTCGCCCCTCTGCTTCTTAAGTTCCTGCGGACTCTGAGGGAAGAGGAAGATTGTAAAGAGCGGGTCCTCCTTCCGAAAAGTCCAGGCATGCCACAGCTGCAGCGGCAGGATAGATGGGGGCGTTTCGGGGCACTGCTCCAAAACTCCCAGTTACTCTAAACTGTTCGTCTCACCACACGTACCCACTCTCTCCATTCCCTCCTTCCCCGCGATCTGAGTCCTTCTAGCTAAAGGGAGCTTTAGGAGTCTGAAGGGTGACGGTGGGGCGCCTCCGGGCGCATTCCCAGGCCGAACAACCCGCTGTGGTAATCCCAGCCCCATGTCCATCACTAGCAAATCCCCTGACCAAGCGAGTCCCCAGTCCCTTTCAAAGTTCCTCTTGTTCCAAGACGTAGAGGAGAGGAGACAGTGACAGAGAAAGAATGATGGTAGCAAAGGAATCTTTAGTACCTGTGTTGTTGTTAGAGTCCAGGGTCGTCATGTCTTCACTGGCTGACAGCGGTCATTCAAACTGGACCTTGACACAACTGGAGGTTACAGTTGCAGCTGTCGCCCCCTGGGCACTGGCCGAGGGCGGGGAGTGGACCCCCGCGGCTCACGATCAGGATCCGAGGCACTCTGCAGCAAGGTCTTGGCGGGGCCGGACTGCAGCCCTGCAGAAGGGTAGGACGCTGAGGCACCGAGGTCTGTTTTGCATGGGAAGAGCAGAGAGAGTGTGGGGGAAGGGGGCGGAGGGAATCAGCTTGCAGTACTTCTGGCTAGAAGGCAGCAAGGAGGGTCGGGTCTCTGCAGTGCACGGGGTGCCACTGCCTGACGACTCCGCAGCGCTGCAGGGTATCGAATCTGGAGTTCCTTGTGCAAAAGTCCCACAGGGAGAGAGGCTGCAGTCAGGAAGTAAGTAGGTGATGGGGAGAAACAGGGCACCCAGGCGCAAAGAAGCGAGACGTGTGCCCTGCTACGTTCCCTCGGCAGCAATATTTCACTCTGCCAATCTCAGCCGCCTTTTGCCCCAGCCTTTTTCCCTGGGACAGAGGGCTCTGCGCAGGCGCCAGCAACCCAGGGTTCCCGGGCCGCACGCGGCACTGGAGCAGGTACCATGTGATCCCAGGGAGCGCCTCGTGCCCCAGTGACACACTTTTCCAGCAGCAGGCACGTTGAGCTCGGTGCGCCTGCGTAAAGCCGAGGCTGTCGGGATATGTAGTCCGTTGGCAAAGTGGGCGGACTGCGTTTATTTCCCCATTTCTGCCTTGCACAAGCTCTTGCTGGAACCGGGGAGGAGCTGCGAGCCTTGTGGGGTGGAGTGCTTTAAAGAGTCAGGGTGGCGTGTTTGGAAAGCTTGTATGGCAGAGGCATGTGAATTCCTGGGGAGGGACTGACAAGCTTGGCGGCTCCCTGGGAGATCAAAGCTAACAGCCCCTTTCTGCAAATCTTGCAAACGTCAGGGCTTCACGTGATTGTGGGACTGACCCTGTCTTGAGGTTAGTGGTGACACGAGAGAGAGATGATTGGGGAGGGAGATAGCCCCACAGTCAGGAGCTTAACGTCCTGCAGAGCCAAGTCCTGAGAGGGAAAGGAAATGTGACCCCTTTTAGGTTCTACTCCTCTTTGGGAATGGAGTTGCCATGGGGTTGAGGATGTCCCTGGGGACTCCCTGTTTGCTTATATGac
Coding sequences within it:
- the NR1D1 gene encoding nuclear receptor subfamily 1 group D member 1; the protein is MTTLDSNNNTGGVITYIGSSGSSPNRTSPESLYSDSSNGSFQSLTQGCPTYFPPSPTGSLTQDPARSFGSIPPSLGDDGSPSSSSSSSSSSSSSSSFYNGSPPGGLQVALEDGNRVSPSKSTSNITKLNGMVLLCKVCGDVASGFHYGVHACEGCKGFFRRSIQQNIQYKRCLKNENCSIVRINRNRCQQCRFKKCLSVGMSRDAVRFGRIPKREKQRMLAEMQSAMNLANNQLSSQCPLETPPTQHPTPGPMGPSPPPAPAPSPLVGFSQFPQQLTPPRSPSPEPTVEDVISQVARAHREIFTYAHDKLGTSPGNFNANHASGNRPATTPHRWESQGCPPAPNDNIMAAQRHNEALNSLRQASSSYPPPWPPGAAHHSCHQPNSNGHRLCPTHVYPAPEGEAPVNSPRQGNSKNVLLACPMNMYPHGRSGRTVQEIWEDFSMSFTPAVREVVEFAKHIPGFRDLSQHDQVTLLKAGTFEVLMVRFASLFNVKDQTVMFLSRTTYSLQELGAMGMGDLLNAMFDFSEKLNSLALTEEELGLFTAVVLVSADRSGMENSASVEQLQETLLRALRALVLKNRPSETSRFTKLLLKLPDLRTLNNMHSEKLLSFRVDAQ